The following proteins come from a genomic window of Diprion similis isolate iyDipSimi1 chromosome 8, iyDipSimi1.1, whole genome shotgun sequence:
- the LOC124408844 gene encoding fatty acyl-CoA reductase wat-like, giving the protein MSQASYIRDMMSDPAPNLATGPGEVASFYAGMNVLLTGGAGFLGRLLIERILRSCSEVSTLFLLLRAKKGKSPQDRFKELFDDVVFDRMKREKPGFARKVRLIEGDVGQVGLGLAPEQRELLRATNVVIHGAATVRFDETLRTATNINVRGTKEMLRLAKEMPNLKAFVHISTAYSNCVREFIDEKFYPPPIDSDKLLNLVEILDDAPLQHLTPVLLGKYPNTYAFSKAVAEDVIRRNDHRLPVCVVRPSIVIGTSKEPVAGWINNVYGATGIVVGAAVGLLRTLHCDPEMIADLIPADYVINNVIVAAWDLAEARNSNVNNADSSKNPEIDEPPIYNVVSSCQKPITWGKFMQHIEDFGLRIPTMMCIWYYCFRLNKYEWVHKMYVIFLHLLPALIVDSVARIVGREPMLWKAYKKVHKFSAVISFFTMQQWRFNNNGVLRLSAKLSPADQNQFELNMDKFSWSEYNYHFIRGLRVYIVKDPLHTAPKAVVRYARLRLAHYTLISVLCGIIFWLLWTLVRFMGI; this is encoded by the exons ATGTCTCAAGCTTCGTATATTCGAGATATGATGTCGGACCCTGCACCCAATCTGGCCACAGGTCCCGGCGAAGTTGCAAGTTTTTATGCAGGCATGAACGTCCTTCTTACTGGAGGTGCTGGGTTTTTGGGAAGACTTCTGATAGAGCGCATTCTGCG gtcATGTTCGGAAGTAAGCACTTTGTTTCTGCTTCTGCGAGCAAAGAAAGGGAAAAGCCCGCAAGACAGATTCAAGGAACTCTTTGACGACGTG GTTTTCGACCGAATGAAGAGAGAGAAGCCTGGATTTGCTCGAAAAGTGAGGTTGATCGAGGGCGACGTGGGGCAGGTCGGTTTGGGTTTGGCGCCGGAGCAAAGGGAGCTGCTCCGAGCCACGAACGTCGTGATACACGGTGCAGCCACCGTAAGGTTTGACGAAACTTTACGGACCGCCACCAACATCAACGTCAGAGGCACCAAGGAGATGCTGAGACTCGCGAAGGAAATGCCAAATCTTAAG GCATTCGTCCACATCTCAACAGCCTACTCGAACTGCGTTCGCGAGttcatcgatgaaaaattctaccCACCACCGATCGACTCGGACAAATTACTCAATCTCGTGGAGATATTAGATGACGCCCCCCTCCAACACCTCACGCCGGT ACTCTTGGGTAAGTATCCGAATACGTACGCCTTCTCCAAAGCGGTCGCCGAAGATGTCATTCGTCGCAACGACCACCGTCTGCCGGTCTGCGTGGTCAGACCTTCCATAGTAATCGGGACTTCTAAGGAACCCGTCGCTGGTTGGATCAACAACGTCTACGGTGCCACCGGAATAGTGGTTGGGGCTGCAGTTGGATTATTGCGGACTCTTCACTGTGACCCGGAAATGATCGCCGATTTGATTCCCGCAGACTACGTAATCAACAATGTCATTGTCGCTGCATGGGATCTCGCCGAAGCTCG AAACTCGAATGTCAATAACGCAGATAGTTCAAAGAATCCGGAGATTGATGAACCTCCGATCTACAACGTAGTATCATCCTGCCAGAAACCTATCACGTGGGGTAAATTCATGCAACATATAGAAGATTTTGGACTGCGAATTCCAACCATGATGTGTATATGGTATTACTGCTTCAGACTTAACAAGTATGAATGGGTTCACAAGATGTACGTAATTTTTCTCCACCTTCTTCCCGCTCTCATTGTAGACAGTGTGGCTCGCATTGTGGGTCGTGAGCCCAT GTTATGGAAAGCTTACAAGAAAGTTCACAAATTCAGCGCCGTGATATCATTTTTTACGATGCAACAGTGGCGCTTCAATAACAACGGTGTTTTGAGACTGTCGGCGAAACTGAGCCCCGCCGATCAGAACCAGTTTGAGTTGAACATGGATAAGTTCAGCTGGAGTGAATACAATTACCATTTCATTCGTGGTTTACGTGTTTACATTGTGAAAGACCCATTACACACTGCACCTAAAGCAGTTGTTAGATATGCAAG ATTACGACTAGCTCACTACACTTTGATATCAGTGCTATGTGGAATTATTTTCTGGCTTCTATGGACACTCGTGAGATTTATGGGCATATAG
- the LOC124408842 gene encoding fatty acyl-CoA reductase wat-like gives MSQAAYIRDMMSDPASDLATGPSEVSSFYSNLNVLLTGGNGFLGRLLIERILRSCSGVNTLFLLLRAKKGKSSEDRFEELFDDVIFDRLKREKPGFAQKVRLIEGDVGQIGLGLAPEQRELLRATNVVIHGAATVRFDETLRTATNINVRGTKEMLRLAKEMPNLKAFVHISTAYSNCVREFIDEKFYPPPIDSDKLLNLVEILDDAPLQHLTPVLLGKYPNTYAFSKAVAEDVIRRNDHRLPVCVVRPSIVIATSKEPVAGWINNVYGATGIVVGAAVGLLRTLHCDPDMIADLIPADYVINNVIVAAWDLAEARNSNINNADSSKNPEIDEPPIYNVVSSCQKPITWGKFMQQIEDFGLQIPSMLCIWYYCFKLNKYEWVHKMYAIFLHLLPALIVDSVARIVGREPMLWKAYKKIHKFSAVISYFATQQWRFNNNGVLRLSAKLSPADQNQFELNMDKFSWSEYNYHFIRGLRVYIVKDPLHTGPKAVVRYARLRLAHYTLISVLCGIIFWLLWTLVRFMGI, from the exons ATGTCGCAAGCTGCGTATATACGAGACATGATGTCAGATCCTGCATCCGATCTCGCCACAGGTCCCAGTGAAGTTTCCAGTTTTTACTCAAATCTCAACGTTTTGCTTACTGGCGGTAACGGGTTTTTAGGAAGGCTTTTGATAGAGAGAATACTGCG GTCATGCTCGGGCGTAAACACGTTATTTCTGCTCCTGCGagcaaagaaaggaaaaagctCAGAAGACAGATTTGAGGAACTTTTCGACGACGTG ATTTTCGACCGACTGAAGAGAGAGAAGCCTGGATTTGCTCAAAAAGTTAGATTGATCGAGGGCGACGTGGGGCAGATCGGTTTGGGTTTGGCGCCGGAGCAAAGGGAGCTGCTCCGAGCCACGAACGTCGTGATACACGGTGCAGCCACCGTAAGGTTTGACGAAACTTTACGGACCGCCACCAACATCAACGTCAGAGGCACCAAGGAGATGCTGAGACTCGCGAAGGAAATGCCAAATCTTAAA GCATTCGTCCACATCTCAACAGCCTACTCGAACTGCGTTCGCGAGttcatcgatgaaaaattctaccCACCACCGATCGACTCGGACAAATTACTCAATCTCGTGGAGATATTAGATGACGCCCCCCTCCAACACCTCACGCCGGT ACTCTTGGGTAAGTATCCGAATACGTACGCCTTCTCCAAAGCGGTCGCCGAAGATGTCATTCGTCGGAACGACCACCGTCTGCCGGTCTGCGTGGTCAGACCTTCCATAGTAATCGCGACTTCTAAGGAACCCGTCGCTGGTTGGATCAACAACGTCTACGGTGCCACCGGAATAGTGGTTGGGGCTGCAGTTGGATTATTGCGGACTCTTCACTGTGACCCGGACATGATCGCCGATTTGATTCCCGCAGACTACGTAATCAACAATGTCATTGTCGCTGCATGGGATCTCGCCGAAGCTCG AAACTcgaatatcaataacgcagATAGTTCAAAGAATCCGGAGATTGATGAACCTCCGATCTACAACGTTGTATCATCCTGCCAGAAACCTATCACGTGGGGTAAATTCATGCAACAGATAGAAGATTTTGGACTGCAAATTCCAAGCATGCTTTGTATATGGTATTACTGCTTCAAACTTAACAAGTATGAATGGGTTCACAAGATGTACGCAATTTTTCTCCACCTTCTTCCCGCTCTCATTGTAGACAGTGTGGCTCGCATTGTGGGTCGTGAGCCCAT GTTATGGAAAGCTTACAAGAAGATCCACAAATTCAGCGCCGTGATTTCGTATTTCGCGACGCAACAATGGCGCTTCAATAACAACGGTGTTTTGAGACTGTCGGCGAAACTGAGCCCCGCCGATCAGAACCAGTTTGAGTTGAACATGGATAAGTTCAGCTGGAGTGAATACAATTACCATTTCATTCGTGGTTTACGTGTTTACATTGTGAAAGACCCATTACACACTGGACCTAAAGCAGTTGTTAGATATGCAAG ATTACGACTAGCTCACTACACTTTGATATCAGTGCTATGTGGAATTATTTTCTGGCTTCTATGGACACTCGTGAGATTTATGGGCATATAG